A region of the Zhihengliuella halotolerans genome:
ACCGACCGGGTCACATAGCGTGTGGGGTCCCCGGCGAGCGTGTCGAGCAGCGGCAGGGGCGCCTCTGGATCGAGTGTCAGGCGCGGAGCCCAGGGCAGCAGGGGGCGGGTCCCCTCGGAGCAGAGGCGGCGGACGTGGTAGTTGGAATCGCGGGACCAGGCCTCGAGCCGGGCGAGAGTGGGGCCGGGGAAGTCGTCGAGGAAGAAGCGGATCGCGTATTCGGCGGAGAAGCGGCGGGTGATCTCGTGCAGGGCATCGAGCCCGAGACCGAGCAGTTCGGAGGTGCGGCAGGTTTCGGCGACGAACTGGGCGAAAGGCTGGTGGATGAAGTCGCCGAAGTCGTCGTCGGAGAGCGTCGGATCCAGCTCAGGCGGGAGCGCGTCGATCAGGATGGCGACCGACGCGGCGACGCCGGCCGGGTCGTCTCCGCCGCGGGTCGGCAGGTGGGCGCGGAGGCGGTCCGTGATCCACGCCATGCGCGCTTTCAGCTCCTGTTCCGCGAAGCGGGCCACACACTCGTCTGTGAAGGCCGCCGCGTCGAAGAGGTGCCCGGCCGCGGCGCTGGACCGTTCGACGTCGGAAGCGATCCGCTTGATGCTGCTGCGGTTGAAGATCTGGTCTTTGAGGGGTGCCGCCATGAGGTCAGTCTAGAGCGACCGCGGAGACGCCAGTGGCGCGCGTCGAGTGAGGGCGCGCGCCATCGGCGTTGCGGGGCGATCAGCCCTCGAGCTGGGGATCCACGCCGAAGTGCTCGGCCAGCTCGGTCACGACGGCGTCGGCACCCTGAATGCTGACGGACGAGGCGAAGATCGAGTCGTCGACCTGGACGATCTCGCCGGTCAGCTCGTCCCAGAGCGGGTTACTGTGGAACTTCTCCTGCTGGGCGCGGGCGGCGTCGCCCTCCTCGCCCTCCGGGGCCCACATGGATTCCATGATGAAGGTGGCGTCGCCGTCGAGGAGGTTCTCCTGCGAGAGCTCGACGAGGATGCTCTCGTCCGTGTCCGGCTGCCCCTCCGGGCGCGGGATGCCCGTGTCCGCCATGATCTCGCCGATGAACGAGTTCGAGGAGTACAGCCGGAGCGTGTCCTCGCCGACGAAGCGCAGGAAGGAGTAGGTGGTGTCCGGGGCCTTTTCGAGGATTTCGGCGCCGACGGCGGCGGCTCGCGCCTCGTAGGCCGCGACCTTGGCCTCGGCCTCGTCTTTCTTTCCGAGCGCCTCGCCCAGGAGGACGACGTTCTCCTTCCACGTCGGTCCCGTCGACTCGGAGAAGATCGTCGGGGCGATCTTGTTCAGCTGGTCGTACATCTCGCCCTGGCGGACGTCGGCCGAGATGATCAGATCCGGCTCGGCCTCGACGATCTTCTCGAGGTCGGGTTCGGCGATGGTGCCGACGTTGACTGCTTCGTCGGTCAGCTCGGTGATGTCGCCCAGATACTCGGGGAACGGGTTCTTGCCCGGGCGGTACTCGGTGTAGGCGACGAGCTCGGCCCCCAGCAGCATCGTGGCGTCGATGTAACTCGGGTCGAGGGCGGCGATGCGCAGCGGCTGCTCGGGAATCTCGGCGGATCCGCGGAAGTGTTCGACGGTCATCGGGTACTCGCCGGAGGCGTTGCCGTACTGTCCCTCGGTCGTGTCTGCGCCGCCGCCGCAGGCGGTCAGCGCGAGCAGGAGCGTCGCGGAAGCGGCGCCGGCGAATGCCCGGAAACGGGACGGTGTGCGAGTCATGGTCATTTAGACATTCTTCCGTTACTAAAGGTCATTAGGTGAGGCTTACCTCGTTGTCGAGTCAGAACGGTACCATCGGGGAAACACCTTGGAGAACATGTGAAGATTTCTGCCCTCGCGCCGGCCCTGCCGGCCGCGCCGAAACCGGCTGCCGCCCGCTGGACGACGGCCGCGCGCACCCGGACGCTGGCGGTCCTCGCGGCGGTCGTCGTCGTCGGGGTCGTCCTGAGCATCGGCGTCGGCTCCGCCCGCTCGACGCCTGCTGATCTCTGGCACGCCTTCGTCAGCTACAGCGGGAGCGTCATGGATCTGACGATCCGCGGCATCCGCGTCCCCCGGACCGTCACCGCGCTCGCCGTCGGTGCGGCGCTCGGCGTCGCCGGCACTCTCGTCCAGGGGCACACCCGCAACCCGATCGCCGAACCCGGGCTGCTCGGCGTCAACCACGGCGCGGCCCTTGCGATCGTCGCGACAACGGCGGCCGTCGGCCCGCTGGCCTTCCCAGCGCAGGCGGGTCTGGCCTTCGTCGGCGCCCTCGTGGCCTCCCTCGTCGTCTTCGGCATCGGCAGCGTGGACCGCCGCGGCGGTTCCCCCACGACGCTCGTGCTCGTCGGCGCCGCCGTGACGTCGATGTGCCTCGGCCTCGTCTCGGCGATCGTCCTGCTCAGCGAGGCCGCTCTGGAGACCCTGCGCTTCTGGCAGGTCGGCTCCGTCGCCGGGCGGTCCGGGGCGCTCGAGCTCCTCTGGCCCGTCCTCCTCGTCGGCGGTCTCCTCGCCTGGCTGAACGCGACCCAGCTCAACGCCCTCGCGCTCGGCGAGGCCGCGGCGACGAGCCTGGGCGTGACCACGGCACGCGCCCGCGGCGTCGGGCTCGCCGCCCTCGTCCTCCTCGCCGGGGCGGCCGTCACGATCGCGGGCCCCATCGCCTTCGTCGGCCTCCTCGTGCCTCACATCGCCCGGTGGGCCATCGGCGCCGACTACCGCTGGCTCGTGCCCGCGTCAGCGCTCATCGGCAGCGCGATCGTCCTGCTCTCCGATACCCTCGGCCGGATCATCGCCCGCCCCGGCGAGCTTCCCGTGGGCGTCGTGGTCGCCCTCGTCGGCGCCCCCGTGTTCGTCTACATCGCGCGTCGGAAACGGGTGGTCTCCGCATGAGCCAGCGTCTCCTTCCGGACGACCGGATCGCCGAACCCCGCGCCGCCGCCAGCGTCCTCCTGGCGGCCGGTACGGCCGCGCCCTCTCCGGCGCGAGCGCACGGCACGACGACGGCGCGCCGCCGTTACGCCGTCGTCGTCACCGCGGCGCTGGGGCTCGCGACGTTCGCCGCCGCCGCATGGCACATCGCCGTGGGCGGCTCCCTGATCCCGATGCTCGACGTGGCGGCCAGCCTGCTCGGCATGGCGCCGGATGCGCGCACCGAACTCGTGGTCCTCGAATTTCGCGCGCCCCGCACGGCCGCAGCCGTCCTCGCCGGTGTCGCGCTGGGCACGGCGGGGGCGCTGACTCAGACCGTGGCTCGGAATCCGTTGGCCAGTCCCGACGTCCTCGGGATCACCAACGGCGCGGCGTTCGGCGCGGTCGGCGTCACCGTGCTGGCCGGCAGTGCCGGCGGCGTCTCCGGGGCGGCGGCGGCCTTTGGGATGCCGGCCGCGGCCGCGGTGACCGGCTTCGCTGCCGCGGCGCTCGTCTTCCTGCTCGCATGGAAGGGCGGGCTCGAGTCGAATCGCGTGATCATCGTCGGCCTCGGCGTCGGTGGACTCGCCGCCGCCCTGACGACGTGGATGCTCACGCTCGGCAGCGTCCAGGACGCAGGCAAGGCGCTGACGTGGATGTCGGGGACCATCAACGGGCGCGACTGGAACCAGATCGCCCCGCTTTGGCCGATCATCCTCGTCGGTGTGTGCGCGGCACTGGCCTCCCGGCGGGGGCTGAACATGATCGCTCTGAACCCGGATACCGCCGTCGCGCTCGGCCTGCGGATCAACGTCACCCGCGTGTGGATCCTCTCGCTCGCGACCCTGCTGGCCGTGGCTGCGACCGTGCTGGCGGGCCCGGTCGCGTTCGTGGCGCTGGCCAGCCCGCAGATCGCGCGCATGATGACCCGCGGGACGATCCCGCCGGTGCCAGCGGCCGCTCTGGTGGGTGCGCTCTTCCTGCTGCTGGCCGATCTGCTGGCCGCGCGGACGTTCGAGGTCGCGCTGCCCGCCGGCGTCGCCACGGCGGTCATCGGGGCGCCGTACCTGATGTACCTCGTGATCCGGCAGCAGCGCCGGCGCACCGCATAGACCGTGCGGGAGGAGGCCCGCGAGAACGCACAAGCTGTACAGGAGGTGCTCACAACCTGGGCATAGCCTGCGGCGTCAGGCTGGAGGGGAAACAGAAACCCGCCACCTGAAAGTGACCTCATGAAACTCCCCCGCGCCGCCACCGCCGCCCTCTCCACCCTGACCGCCGTCGTGCTGGCCGGCTCCCTCGCCGCCTGTTCCAGCGCTTCCGGCGACACCGCTGAGACCGCTGCCGGAGCCAGCACCGCCTCCGCTGGCGCCACCGGCAGCGAGACGGACGCGGCCGACGTCTCCCTCGACGACCTCGGCGCCGACACCCACTTCTCCGAATCCGACCTCGAATGGGACGAGGCAGATGTCGTCGACGTGAGCCTCGCCGACGGCGCCAGCAGCGGCGGCGAGGGCGTCGAGGTCGTTGGCGACGCGGTCACCATCACCGCGGCCGGCGTCTACCGGTTGAGCGGCACCCTCGTCGACGGCACGGTGAACGTGGCCGCGGGGGAGGAGGACGACGTCGTGCTGATACTCGACGGGGTTGACATCGCCTCGGGCATCGGCTCGCCGCTGACCGCGACCACGGCCGACGAGGTCACCGTGTACCTCGCCGAGGGCAGCGGGAACCGGCTCGTCGACGCGGTCGACTACGCGGAAACCGACTTGCCCACCGCGACGATCGCGGCGGCGACGGACCTGACGATCGCCGGACCCGGAAGCCTTGAGCTGACCGGCAACGCGAACGACGCCATCAACACCAAGGACGGGCTCGTCCTCGCGGGCGGGAACGTCAGCATCGCCGCCGTCGACGACGGCATCCGCGGCAAGGACTACGTGGCCGTGACCGGCGGGACGTGGCAGATCAGCGCGGCCGACGACGGCTTGAAATCTGACGACGAGGAGGATGCGGACCGCGGCTGGGTGCTCGTCGGCGGAGGGGCGCTGGAGATCGACGCGGGGGACGACGGCGTCAAGGCCGTCAACACCGTGCGCGTCGCCGGCGGCGCCGTGACCGTGACGGGCTCCTACGAGGGGATCGAGGCCGCGCACGTGCTGATCGAGTCGGGGGACGTGGACGTGACTTCGAGCGACGACGGGATCAATGCCGCGGGCGCCTCGGCGGAGGCGTCGGCAGGTGGGATGGGCGGGCAGGGCTCGGGCGACTACACCGTGGAGATCTCCGGCGGCGAGGTCACCATCGACGCCGAGGGCGACGGCCTGGACTCGAACGGGACCGCGTCGATCTCCGGCGGAACCGTCGTGATCAACGGCCCGGAGTCCAACGGGAACGGCGCCCTCGATGTTGACGGCGAGTTGGACGTCTCCGGTGGCACGGTCGTGGCCGCCGGCAGTGCGGGCATGGCGGTGACGCCGTCCGCGGCGTCGGAGCAGTCGAGCATCCAGCTCACGGCCGACTCGGCCCTGCCGGCGGGCACCGTGATCCAGGTCGTGGATGCGGACGAGGAGCTGCTGACGACGTTCGTCACCGCCAAGGAGGCGCAGTCCATCGTGCTCTCGACCGAGGGCATGACCGACGGCGCGGAGTACACCGTCTACACGGGAGGCGCGGCCGACGGGGCGGGCCTGACGGAGGGCTCGCTCGACGGCGCCGCCGAGTACGCGGTGCTCACGGGCGGCGAGTACACCGCCGGGCAGATGGGCGGCATGGGCGGGCGGCAGCGCCCGTAGCCGGCCGGCCGGGCGGATCGGGGGCGCGCAGGCTGAGCGTGCATTGTGTGGAACTGGATGTCAAGTATTGAGACTGAATCCCAAACCCTCTATTGTCGACCGTGTGACGTACATCATGAACCCCCGCCTCGACCGAGGAGCCCGACCATGACCGGACCCGTTTCCCACCTGACCCTGTCCGTAGCCGCCGTGCTGGCCGAATCGGCCGCCCGGCACGCGGACCGCACGGCGATCACGGTCGGCGGGCAGGGCACCACCTATGCGCAGCTGTGGGAGCAGGCCCGGGCCTACGCCGGTGCCCTGCGCGACGCCGGCATCGGCGAGAACGACCGGGTGGCGGTCCTCATCCCGAACGTCACCGACTTCGCGCGGGTCTACTACGCCGTCCTGAGCCTCGGCGCCGTCGTCGTTCCGATCCACGCGCTCCTCAAGCGCCACGAGATCGCCTACGTGCTCGAGGATGCCGCCGCCGGCCTGATGATCTGCGCGGCCCCGCTGCTGGGTGAGGGTGCCGCCGGGGCCGAACAGGCGGGTGTGCCGACGTACTCGGTGCTCGCCCCGGAGGAGGCCGGCACCGACCGGCTCGAAGACCGCGCCGCCGCGGCCGTCCCGATCGACGACTACCTGCCACGGCACCCGGAGGACATCGCCACGATCCTCTACACCTCGGGCACGACCGGCAAACCGAAAGGCGCCCTCGGCACCCACCTGGCGCTCGTGGAGCAGACCAACGCGATGCTGCTCGACACCCTGGATCTGCGCCCCGGTGACCGGCTCTTCGGCGGGCTGCCGCTTTTCCACACGTTCGGTCAGACCGCAGTGCTCAACTGCGGTCTGCGCGCGGGGGCGGAGATCCTGCTGCTGCCCAGATTCACGGGCCCGGAGGCCCTGGATCTGGTGCTGGGGCACGGGGTGAACGTCTTCTTCGGGGTGCCGACGATGTATGTGGCGCTGCTCGAGGCCGCCGCCGCAGGTGAGGGCCGGCCCGATGCGCTGCGCTACGCCGTCTCCGGCGGCGCCTCGCTACCCGTGGCATTGCTCGAGGCGTTCGAGGAGCGGTTCGGGGCGAAGGTCTATGAGGGCTATGGGCTCACGGAGACCTCGCCGGTGGCGTGCTTCAACCGGGTCGGCCGCGACCCGCGACCCGGGACGGTCGGCACCCCGATCTGGGGCGTGCAGGTCGAGATCGCCGATCCGCTGGAGACCGGGCGGATCGACCTGCTGCCCCGCGGAGAGCTCGGCGAGATCGTCGTCCGCGGTCACAACCTGTTTTCGGGCTATCTGAACCGGCCGGAAGCCACCGCGGAGGCGGTCGTGGACGGCTGGTTCAGGACCGGTGATCTGGGAACCAAGGACGACGACGACTATGTCCGCATCGTCGACCGCACCAAGGACATGATCCTGCGTAACGGATACAACGTCTATCCGCGTGAGGTCGAGGAGGCGCTGCTCGAACACCCGGGTATCACCAACGCCGCCGTCTACGGCGTCCCGGACGAGAAGCACGGTCAGGAGGTGGCCGCGGCCATCACGGTCGACGCGGCCGCAGGGCTCGACGCTGCAGCGGTCAAGGAATGGATCGCCGGGCGCCTCGCCGCCTACAAGTACCCCCGCCGGGTGGAGATCGTGGCCGAGTTCCCGCTGGGCCCGAGCGGCAAAATCCTCAAACGCGAACTCGCTGCGCGGCACGACCAGCAGTTCGCGGCCAACGAATCCTGAACCCCGCGGACGCACCGAAAGGCACACCTTGTCCACTTCTCCAGATTGCACCCCCGTCGACGGGACCCTTGGCCGGATCAGCGTGTGGCGCTGGGCGGCGAAGTCCCCACGCTTCATCACGGTCATCGCGCACGGGTACGGCGAGCACGCCCGCCGCTACGACCACGTCGCGGAACGCCTGCTCGCCGTCG
Encoded here:
- a CDS encoding DNA alkylation repair protein, giving the protein MAAPLKDQIFNRSSIKRIASDVERSSAAAGHLFDAAAFTDECVARFAEQELKARMAWITDRLRAHLPTRGGDDPAGVAASVAILIDALPPELDPTLSDDDFGDFIHQPFAQFVAETCRTSELLGLGLDALHEITRRFSAEYAIRFFLDDFPGPTLARLEAWSRDSNYHVRRLCSEGTRPLLPWAPRLTLDPEAPLPLLDTLAGDPTRYVTRSVANHLNDIAKRDPDLVVTILSRWREEAAGGRVMPDLAFITRHATRTLVKTGHAGALALLGYDADAHVTLSEVSVPDLVTLGGSLDFSLAIETTGAAVPVVVDYAIQPVGTAVVKSTGLARGRKVFKLKQSVVPADGPLRLAKSHPLRAAMTTRRATTGPHIVEFLVNGQPRGRAEFTISHGRSPDHDGESSPSPTTGNAL
- a CDS encoding FecCD family ABC transporter permease, whose protein sequence is MKISALAPALPAAPKPAAARWTTAARTRTLAVLAAVVVVGVVLSIGVGSARSTPADLWHAFVSYSGSVMDLTIRGIRVPRTVTALAVGAALGVAGTLVQGHTRNPIAEPGLLGVNHGAALAIVATTAAVGPLAFPAQAGLAFVGALVASLVVFGIGSVDRRGGSPTTLVLVGAAVTSMCLGLVSAIVLLSEAALETLRFWQVGSVAGRSGALELLWPVLLVGGLLAWLNATQLNALALGEAAATSLGVTTARARGVGLAALVLLAGAAVTIAGPIAFVGLLVPHIARWAIGADYRWLVPASALIGSAIVLLSDTLGRIIARPGELPVGVVVALVGAPVFVYIARRKRVVSA
- a CDS encoding carbohydrate-binding domain-containing protein — its product is MKLPRAATAALSTLTAVVLAGSLAACSSASGDTAETAAGASTASAGATGSETDAADVSLDDLGADTHFSESDLEWDEADVVDVSLADGASSGGEGVEVVGDAVTITAAGVYRLSGTLVDGTVNVAAGEEDDVVLILDGVDIASGIGSPLTATTADEVTVYLAEGSGNRLVDAVDYAETDLPTATIAAATDLTIAGPGSLELTGNANDAINTKDGLVLAGGNVSIAAVDDGIRGKDYVAVTGGTWQISAADDGLKSDDEEDADRGWVLVGGGALEIDAGDDGVKAVNTVRVAGGAVTVTGSYEGIEAAHVLIESGDVDVTSSDDGINAAGASAEASAGGMGGQGSGDYTVEISGGEVTIDAEGDGLDSNGTASISGGTVVINGPESNGNGALDVDGELDVSGGTVVAAGSAGMAVTPSAASEQSSIQLTADSALPAGTVIQVVDADEELLTTFVTAKEAQSIVLSTEGMTDGAEYTVYTGGAADGAGLTEGSLDGAAEYAVLTGGEYTAGQMGGMGGRQRP
- a CDS encoding iron-siderophore ABC transporter substrate-binding protein, which codes for MTMTRTPSRFRAFAGAASATLLLALTACGGGADTTEGQYGNASGEYPMTVEHFRGSAEIPEQPLRIAALDPSYIDATMLLGAELVAYTEYRPGKNPFPEYLGDITELTDEAVNVGTIAEPDLEKIVEAEPDLIISADVRQGEMYDQLNKIAPTIFSESTGPTWKENVVLLGEALGKKDEAEAKVAAYEARAAAVGAEILEKAPDTTYSFLRFVGEDTLRLYSSNSFIGEIMADTGIPRPEGQPDTDESILVELSQENLLDGDATFIMESMWAPEGEEGDAARAQQEKFHSNPLWDELTGEIVQVDDSIFASSVSIQGADAVVTELAEHFGVDPQLEG
- a CDS encoding long-chain-fatty-acid--CoA ligase; translation: MTGPVSHLTLSVAAVLAESAARHADRTAITVGGQGTTYAQLWEQARAYAGALRDAGIGENDRVAVLIPNVTDFARVYYAVLSLGAVVVPIHALLKRHEIAYVLEDAAAGLMICAAPLLGEGAAGAEQAGVPTYSVLAPEEAGTDRLEDRAAAAVPIDDYLPRHPEDIATILYTSGTTGKPKGALGTHLALVEQTNAMLLDTLDLRPGDRLFGGLPLFHTFGQTAVLNCGLRAGAEILLLPRFTGPEALDLVLGHGVNVFFGVPTMYVALLEAAAAGEGRPDALRYAVSGGASLPVALLEAFEERFGAKVYEGYGLTETSPVACFNRVGRDPRPGTVGTPIWGVQVEIADPLETGRIDLLPRGELGEIVVRGHNLFSGYLNRPEATAEAVVDGWFRTGDLGTKDDDDYVRIVDRTKDMILRNGYNVYPREVEEALLEHPGITNAAVYGVPDEKHGQEVAAAITVDAAAGLDAAAVKEWIAGRLAAYKYPRRVEIVAEFPLGPSGKILKRELAARHDQQFAANES
- a CDS encoding FecCD family ABC transporter permease, translated to MSQRLLPDDRIAEPRAAASVLLAAGTAAPSPARAHGTTTARRRYAVVVTAALGLATFAAAAWHIAVGGSLIPMLDVAASLLGMAPDARTELVVLEFRAPRTAAAVLAGVALGTAGALTQTVARNPLASPDVLGITNGAAFGAVGVTVLAGSAGGVSGAAAAFGMPAAAAVTGFAAAALVFLLAWKGGLESNRVIIVGLGVGGLAAALTTWMLTLGSVQDAGKALTWMSGTINGRDWNQIAPLWPIILVGVCAALASRRGLNMIALNPDTAVALGLRINVTRVWILSLATLLAVAATVLAGPVAFVALASPQIARMMTRGTIPPVPAAALVGALFLLLADLLAARTFEVALPAGVATAVIGAPYLMYLVIRQQRRRTA